Genomic DNA from Mycobacterium stomatepiae:
CTTGTGGGCGCCGATCTGCTCCGAGAGCGGCTCGGCGTCCACCGCCACATCGACGACGCGCACCGTCGCGTCCGCGATCGCCGCCAGCGTGTTGATCGCCGCGCCGCCGGCGTCGATGTTGGCGACCATCTGGGCGGTGACTTCCGGCGGGTATGCCGACACCCCGGATTTGGCGACACCGTGATCGCCGGCGAACACCACCACCCGGGCACGTTCGAATTGCCTTGGTGGGCAATGGCCTTGGCACGACGCGACCCAGACGGACAGGTCCTCGAGACGGCCCAGTGCGCCGCGTGGCTTGGTCAGGGTGTCCTGGCGGGCGCGGGCGGCCGCGGCGGCCTCGGCGTCGGGCGAGACGATCGGCGCGAATTCCATCATGTCCCCGACGGTTTGATCGATACTGGCTGACCGGCCACCACCAACACCACTCGCTCGCACAGTGCCGCGACGCGCTGGTTGAGCGAGCCCAGCTCGTCGGCGAACCGGCGCCCGGACGCGGTGGCGGGCACCACGGACAACCCGACCTCGGGACTGACGAGCACCAGCGTGGATTCGAACGCGCCGATGGCGTCGAGCATCTCGTGGACCGGGCCGGCCACCGTTGCGTTCTCCCACGCCTGGTGGCGATCCAGTGTGCCGGTCAGCCAGGCGCCGAGGTCGTCTACGAGGGTCGGAGTATCCGGTGACTGACGCAATTCGGTTGTGATGTCCTGAGTTTCGATCGTCGACCAATGCGCGGGCCGACGGTCGCGATGTTTGGCGATCCGGTGTGCCCAGTCCGCATCGTCGTCGCCGCCCGGCCCGGACGCCAGGTAACGAACCGGCTGACCCGGTGGCACGGACGTGGCGATGGCCCGTTCGGCCCACTCGGATTTGCCCGACCTGATCCCGCCGAGCACCAGCGTGCGCACTGGGTCAGGAGGCTTTCCGGCAACGGTTAGTCGACACTGCTGCCGCGCTCGACTTGGGGCCGCGGTGCCCGCATCCGGCGCATCTGGGAAGCCCTGCCAGCGGCGTAAAGGCCTAGCTTCCACCGACTTTCGGTGTTGCTCGGGAATTTCGCGTCGACCAGTCGGCTGACCTTGCGGCCCAAGACCACGCCGTCGATGCCCATGATTAACGTGATCACCAACATTGCCGGAGAGATGAAGAGCTGCAGCTGGGGGACCGCGAACATGACGAACAGCAGTGCCAGCGTCGACGGCATGAACAGGCCGAGCACATTGCGCCGCGA
This window encodes:
- a CDS encoding bifunctional adenosylcobinamide kinase/adenosylcobinamide-phosphate guanylyltransferase; its protein translation is MRTLVLGGIRSGKSEWAERAIATSVPPGQPVRYLASGPGGDDDADWAHRIAKHRDRRPAHWSTIETQDITTELRQSPDTPTLVDDLGAWLTGTLDRHQAWENATVAGPVHEMLDAIGAFESTLVLVSPEVGLSVVPATASGRRFADELGSLNQRVAALCERVVLVVAGQPVSIKPSGT